In the genome of Mycobacterium kansasii ATCC 12478, one region contains:
- a CDS encoding TIGR03617 family F420-dependent LLM class oxidoreductase: MHIDAMTFPEPLGKVGEVARQARAAGFSGLVFTEAGRTAYLSAAVASQAAPGLDLSTGVAVAFPRSPFVTAATAWELQDATGGRFRLGLGTQVRRHVVHRYGTAFDRPGPRLRDYVLAVKACFAAFRTGTLDHHGEFYDLDFITPQWSPGPIDAPDPKVDISAVNPWMLRMAGEVADGVHVHPIGEPGYIGRHVVPNVSLGAARAGRAPSDVALIVPVLTIVGDRDEERDNEREAVRASIAFYASTPNYAFILDEAGFEGTTARIREKQKAGDFAGMAGQITDEHIAVFATESTWDGLADALADKYAAVTDRLVFYNARGDRERFERYGEVARRMQR, encoded by the coding sequence ATGCATATCGACGCGATGACGTTTCCCGAGCCGTTAGGCAAGGTGGGCGAGGTGGCCCGGCAGGCCCGGGCGGCCGGATTCTCCGGCCTGGTGTTCACCGAGGCGGGCCGGACCGCTTATCTCAGTGCCGCCGTGGCCTCGCAGGCGGCTCCCGGCCTCGACTTGTCCACCGGCGTCGCGGTGGCCTTTCCGCGGAGCCCCTTCGTCACGGCGGCCACCGCGTGGGAGCTTCAGGACGCAACCGGCGGCAGATTCCGGCTCGGCCTGGGCACCCAGGTGCGCCGTCACGTCGTGCACCGCTACGGTACGGCCTTCGACCGGCCCGGGCCGCGGTTGCGCGACTACGTGCTGGCCGTCAAGGCGTGTTTCGCCGCTTTCCGCACCGGGACCCTCGATCACCACGGCGAGTTCTATGACCTCGACTTCATCACGCCGCAGTGGAGCCCGGGCCCCATCGACGCCCCCGATCCCAAAGTCGATATCTCGGCAGTAAATCCATGGATGCTGCGGATGGCGGGGGAAGTGGCCGACGGCGTACACGTCCATCCGATTGGCGAGCCTGGCTACATCGGCCGGCATGTTGTGCCCAACGTGTCCTTAGGTGCGGCAAGAGCGGGGCGCGCACCATCCGACGTCGCGTTGATCGTGCCCGTGCTGACGATCGTCGGAGATAGGGACGAAGAACGTGACAACGAACGAGAAGCCGTGCGAGCCAGCATCGCCTTCTACGCCAGCACACCCAACTACGCGTTCATCTTGGACGAGGCCGGATTCGAGGGCACGACCGCCCGGATCCGGGAGAAACAGAAGGCCGGTGACTTCGCCGGCATGGCCGGCCAGATCACCGATGAGCACATTGCCGTCTTCGCCACGGAGTCGACCTGGGACGGGTTGGCGGACGCGCTGGCCGACAAGTACGCCGCGGTCACCGACCGCCTTGTCTTCTACAACGCCCGAGGCGATCGGGAGCGCTTCGAGCGGTACGGCGAGGTAGCCCGCCGCATGCAGCGGTAA